The Pseudomonas kermanshahensis genome includes a window with the following:
- the flgH gene encoding flagellar basal body L-ring protein FlgH, with translation MNRLLSVFALGGAVLLAGCVGPTPKPNDPYYAPVLPRTPLPAAANNGSIYQAGFEQNLYSDRKAFRVGDIITITLNEKTSASKNAGSQIQKNSKADIGLTSLFGSTPNTNNPFGGGDLSLEAGYNGERATKGDSKATQGNTLTGSITVTVAEVLPNGIIAVRGEKWLTLNTGEELVRIAGMIRADDIATDNTVPSTRVADARITYSGTGSFADASQPGWLDRFFISPLWPF, from the coding sequence ATGAATCGTCTGTTGTCCGTCTTCGCCCTGGGGGGAGCGGTGTTGTTGGCAGGTTGCGTCGGGCCGACGCCCAAGCCCAACGACCCGTACTATGCGCCGGTGTTGCCGCGCACCCCGTTGCCGGCGGCGGCCAACAACGGTTCGATCTACCAGGCCGGGTTCGAGCAAAACCTGTACAGCGACCGCAAGGCCTTCCGGGTCGGTGACATCATCACCATCACCCTTAACGAGAAGACCTCGGCCAGCAAGAACGCCGGTTCGCAGATCCAGAAGAACAGCAAGGCCGACATCGGCTTGACCTCGCTGTTCGGCAGCACGCCCAACACCAACAACCCGTTCGGCGGCGGTGACCTGTCGCTGGAGGCCGGTTACAACGGCGAGCGCGCCACCAAGGGCGACAGCAAGGCCACCCAGGGTAACACCCTGACCGGCTCGATCACCGTGACCGTGGCCGAAGTGCTGCCCAACGGCATCATCGCCGTGCGCGGCGAGAAGTGGCTGACCCTGAACACCGGTGAAGAGCTGGTGCGCATTGCCGGCATGATCCGCGCCGATGACATCGCCACCGACAACACCGTGCCGTCCACCCGCGTGGCCGATGCGCGCATCACCTATTCGGGCACCGGCTCGTTTGCCGATGCCAGCCAGCCCGGGTGGCTGGACCGCTTCTTTATCAGCCCGCTTTGGCCTTTCTGA
- a CDS encoding flagellar basal body P-ring protein FlgI → MFNVRQLIAATLLLSCAFAAQAERLKDIASISGVRSNQLIGYGLVVGLNGTGDQTTQTPFTLQTFNNMLSQFGIKVPAGSGNVQLKNVAAVSVHAELPAFAKPGQVVDITVSSIGNSKSLRGGSLLLTPLKGIDGNVYAIAQGNLVVGGFDAEGRDGSKITVNVPSAGRIPGGASVERAVPSGFNQGNSLTLNLNRPDFTTAKRIVDKVNELLGPGVAQAVDGGSVRVSAPMDPSQRVDYLSILENLEIDPGQAVAKVIINSRTGTIVIGQNVKVSPAAVTHGSLTVTITEDPIVSQPGAFSNGQTAVVPRSRVNAEQEAKPMFKFGPGTTLDEIVRAVNQVGAAPGDLMAILEALKQAGALQADLIVI, encoded by the coding sequence ATGTTCAACGTGAGGCAGCTGATTGCCGCAACCCTGCTACTGTCCTGCGCCTTCGCGGCCCAGGCCGAGCGCTTGAAGGACATCGCCAGCATCTCTGGCGTGCGTTCCAACCAGTTGATCGGCTATGGCCTGGTGGTGGGGCTCAACGGCACGGGTGACCAGACCACCCAGACGCCGTTCACCCTGCAGACCTTCAACAACATGCTGTCGCAGTTCGGCATCAAGGTGCCGGCCGGTTCCGGCAACGTGCAGTTGAAGAACGTTGCGGCGGTGTCGGTGCATGCCGAACTGCCGGCGTTCGCCAAGCCGGGCCAGGTGGTAGACATCACCGTCTCGTCGATCGGTAACTCCAAGAGCCTGCGCGGCGGCAGCCTGCTGCTGACCCCGCTCAAGGGTATCGACGGCAACGTGTACGCCATCGCCCAGGGCAACCTGGTGGTGGGCGGCTTCGATGCAGAAGGCCGTGACGGTTCGAAGATCACCGTCAACGTTCCGTCGGCCGGTCGCATTCCCGGTGGTGCCAGCGTCGAGCGGGCGGTGCCGAGCGGGTTCAACCAGGGCAACAGCCTGACCCTGAACCTCAATCGCCCGGACTTCACCACGGCCAAGCGTATCGTCGACAAGGTCAATGAACTGCTCGGCCCAGGTGTTGCTCAGGCCGTGGATGGCGGGTCGGTACGCGTCAGTGCGCCGATGGACCCGAGCCAGCGCGTGGACTACCTGTCGATTCTGGAAAACCTCGAAATCGACCCGGGCCAGGCCGTGGCGAAAGTCATCATCAACTCGCGTACCGGCACCATCGTCATCGGCCAGAACGTCAAGGTGTCGCCGGCGGCTGTCACCCACGGCAGCCTGACCGTGACCATCACCGAAGACCCGATCGTCAGCCAGCCGGGCGCGTTCTCCAACGGCCAGACCGCCGTGGTGCCGCGTTCGCGGGTCAACGCCGAGCAGGAAGCCAAGCCGATGTTCAAGTTCGGCCCGGGTACCACGCTGGATGAAATCGTCCGCGCGGTGAACCAGGTCGGCGCGGCACCCGGCGACCTGATGGCGATCCTTGAAGCCCTGAAACAGGCCGGCGCCTTGCAGGCCGACCTGATCGTGATCTGA
- the flgJ gene encoding flagellar assembly peptidoglycan hydrolase FlgJ has translation MNSKSLVSGSADSGAYTDLNRLSSLKHGDRDSEANVRKVAQEFESLFISEMLKASRKASDVLADDNPMNTETVKQYRDMYDQQLAVSMSREGGGIGLQDVLVRQLTKSKSTAGATSPFPRSEGSGPALWGNKVAEPAHAAQASATRNDVAALNARRLALPSKLTDRLLAGIVPSAATTNTASVPARDGQQVAKAFAVPENGLRIVGRAVAQPPLAPNKAFADSDAFVATMLPMAEQAAKRIGIDPRYLVAQAALETGWGKSVMRNTDGSSSHNLFGIKASGNWQGEQARAITSEFRDGQFVKETAAFRSYDSYQDSFHDLVNLLQGNSRYQGALDAADNPEQFARELQKAGYATDPGYAKKIISIAQQMQATPQYAMAGRTTNL, from the coding sequence ATGAACAGCAAAAGCCTGGTGTCTGGCAGTGCCGACAGCGGCGCCTACACCGACCTCAACCGCCTGAGTTCGCTCAAGCACGGCGACCGCGACAGCGAAGCCAACGTGCGCAAGGTGGCCCAGGAATTCGAGTCGCTGTTCATCAGCGAAATGCTCAAGGCCTCGCGCAAGGCCAGCGATGTGCTGGCCGACGACAACCCGATGAACACCGAGACGGTCAAGCAATACCGCGACATGTATGACCAGCAGTTGGCCGTGAGCATGTCCCGCGAGGGGGGCGGTATCGGCCTGCAGGACGTACTGGTGCGCCAGTTGACCAAGAGCAAGAGCACGGCTGGTGCCACCAGCCCGTTTCCGCGCAGCGAGGGCAGTGGCCCGGCGCTGTGGGGCAACAAGGTGGCCGAACCCGCGCATGCCGCCCAGGCCAGTGCAACGCGCAATGACGTCGCGGCCCTCAATGCGCGGCGCCTGGCCTTGCCAAGCAAGCTCACCGACCGCCTGCTGGCAGGCATCGTGCCGTCGGCTGCGACCACCAACACCGCCAGTGTGCCGGCCCGTGACGGCCAGCAAGTGGCCAAGGCCTTCGCCGTGCCAGAAAACGGCCTGCGCATTGTCGGGCGTGCCGTGGCCCAGCCGCCGCTGGCGCCGAACAAGGCCTTCGCCGACAGCGACGCCTTTGTCGCCACCATGCTGCCGATGGCCGAGCAGGCCGCCAAGCGCATCGGTATCGACCCGCGTTACCTGGTCGCCCAGGCGGCCCTGGAAACGGGCTGGGGCAAGTCGGTCATGCGCAACACCGATGGCAGCAGCAGCCACAACTTGTTCGGCATCAAGGCCAGTGGCAACTGGCAGGGCGAGCAGGCGAGGGCGATCACCAGCGAGTTCCGCGATGGCCAGTTCGTCAAGGAAACCGCAGCGTTCCGCTCGTACGATTCCTACCAGGACAGCTTCCATGACCTGGTGAACCTGTTACAGGGCAATTCTCGCTATCAAGGTGCGCTGGACGCGGCCGATAACCCTGAGCAGTTTGCAAGAGAGCTGCAAAAAGCAGGTTATGCGACCGACCCGGGCTATGCGAAGAAGATCATCAGCATCGCCCAGCAAATGCAAGCAACCCCGCAATACGCCATGGCTGGCAGAACTACGAATCTATAA
- the flgK gene encoding flagellar hook-associated protein FlgK: MSSLISIGLSGLGASQAALSVTSNNIANAATSGYSRQQAVQVAGPSHNMGAGFLGTGTTLSDVRRIYSAYLDNQLQTATSLQADSLAFQDQITSVDKLLADRDTGISSVLTAFFSALQTASATPGDVASRQLLLTQAQTLSNRFNAVGTQLTQQNETINSQLGTLAGQVNKLTSNIAEYNKQIVAATATGNTPNSLLDARSEAVRQLNELVGVTVQERDGNYDVYLGSGQSLVTGVKANTLSVQPGVADKSQASLRINYESFSSDVTSVVTGGTIGGLLRYRQDVLMPSMNELGRVALVVADSINSQLGQGLDANAQFGSALFSSINSASALAQRSLASSSNSAGSGNLDVTIADSGALTTYDYEVKFTSANQYSVRRSDGTDMGSFDLNADPAPVIDGFSLALKGGGLAAGDSFKVIPTRSAAGNISTIMTDANKLAFAGPISATAGSGNGGTGTITQPVLGDSLDIYGGADTALVQQAIRDSMPVRVVFDAANGGSQGYKLFDAKGTQIGTGSVVPGQDNKLSIAVPMLDAAGQPILDGDGKPRSFNVETTIGGSPSANDSFTLSFNADGKADNRNATSLLELQTKSTVATGSGGGTSFTSAYASLVERVGAKASQAAIDTTATQAVFKSAAESRSAVSGVNLDDEAASLVKFQHYYTASSQIIKAAQETFSTLINAL; this comes from the coding sequence ATGTCGAGTCTGATTTCGATCGGTCTGAGTGGCCTGGGTGCCAGCCAGGCGGCACTGTCGGTAACCAGTAACAACATTGCCAACGCCGCCACCAGTGGCTATTCGCGCCAGCAAGCGGTTCAGGTTGCGGGCCCCTCGCACAATATGGGCGCGGGCTTTCTGGGTACGGGCACCACGCTTTCGGATGTGCGCCGGATCTACAGCGCCTACCTGGACAATCAGTTGCAGACCGCGACCTCGTTGCAGGCCGACTCGCTGGCGTTCCAGGACCAGATCACCAGTGTCGACAAATTGCTGGCCGACCGTGATACCGGCATCAGCTCGGTGCTGACCGCGTTCTTCTCGGCGTTGCAGACCGCTTCGGCCACACCGGGTGATGTCGCCTCGCGGCAGTTGCTGCTGACCCAGGCGCAAACCCTGAGCAACCGCTTCAATGCGGTGGGCACGCAGCTGACCCAGCAGAACGAAACGATCAACTCTCAGCTCGGCACGCTCGCAGGCCAGGTCAACAAGCTCACCAGCAACATCGCCGAGTACAACAAGCAGATTGTCGCGGCCACCGCCACCGGCAATACCCCTAACAGCCTGCTGGATGCGCGCAGCGAAGCCGTGCGCCAGCTCAACGAGCTGGTCGGGGTCACGGTGCAGGAGCGCGACGGCAACTACGACGTCTACTTGGGCAGTGGCCAGTCACTGGTCACCGGGGTCAAGGCCAACACCTTGTCGGTGCAGCCGGGTGTGGCTGACAAAAGCCAAGCCAGCCTGCGCATCAACTACGAGTCGTTCAGCTCCGACGTGACCTCGGTGGTGACCGGTGGCACGATCGGCGGCCTGCTGCGCTACCGCCAGGACGTGCTGATGCCGTCGATGAACGAGCTCGGCCGTGTGGCCCTGGTGGTTGCTGACAGTATCAACAGCCAGCTGGGCCAAGGCCTGGATGCCAACGCCCAATTCGGTAGCGCGCTGTTCTCCAGCATCAACAGCGCCAGTGCATTGGCCCAGCGCAGCCTGGCTTCGTCGAGCAACAGTGCTGGGTCCGGCAACCTCGATGTGACCATTGCCGACAGCGGCGCGCTGACCACCTACGACTACGAAGTGAAGTTCACCAGCGCCAACCAGTACAGCGTGCGCCGCTCCGACGGCACCGACATGGGCAGCTTCGACCTGAACGCCGACCCGGCCCCGGTGATCGACGGCTTCAGCCTGGCGCTCAAGGGCGGTGGCCTGGCAGCGGGGGACAGCTTCAAGGTGATCCCGACCCGCTCCGCGGCGGGCAACATCTCGACCATCATGACCGATGCCAACAAACTGGCCTTTGCCGGGCCGATCAGCGCCACGGCGGGCAGCGGCAACGGTGGCACCGGCACCATCACCCAGCCGGTGCTGGGCGACTCGCTGGACATCTACGGCGGTGCCGATACAGCGCTGGTGCAGCAGGCGATTCGTGACTCGATGCCGGTGCGCGTGGTGTTCGACGCCGCCAACGGCGGTTCCCAGGGCTACAAGCTGTTCGATGCCAAGGGCACGCAGATCGGCACCGGCAGCGTGGTGCCTGGCCAGGACAACAAATTGTCCATCGCCGTGCCAATGCTCGATGCCGCTGGCCAGCCGATCCTTGATGGCGACGGCAAGCCGCGCAGTTTCAACGTCGAGACCACCATCGGCGGCAGCCCGTCTGCCAACGACAGCTTTACCCTGTCGTTCAATGCCGACGGCAAGGCCGATAACCGCAACGCTACCTCGCTGCTGGAGCTGCAGACCAAATCGACCGTGGCCACCGGCTCTGGCGGTGGCACCAGTTTCACTTCGGCCTATGCCTCGCTGGTCGAGCGCGTGGGGGCCAAGGCCAGCCAGGCCGCCATCGACACCACCGCAACCCAGGCCGTGTTCAAGTCCGCCGCCGAAAGCCGCAGTGCGGTGTCGGGGGTCAACCTCGATGACGAGGCGGCCAGCCTGGTGAAGTTCCAGCATTACTACACCGCGTCGTCGCAGATCATCAAGGCGGCGCAAGAAACCTTTTCGACCTTGATCAACGCCCTTTAA
- a CDS encoding flagellar hook-associated protein 3 yields MRISTAQFYETSANTYSKNFSDTAKTTEQITSKSRIQTAGDDPVGAARLLLLQQQSALLDQYNGNMTTVKNALLQEESVLSTINDALQRASELAIQAGNGGLSDADRTSISSEIKEIEANVFGLLNSRDANGDYMFGGSKSSTPPYERNADGTYSYRGDQTQLSLQVSDTLRLATNDSGYSVFDQATNNSRTQSSLQAPTPDDGKVLLSGGLMTSNNTYNNQFAGGQPYTITFASATDYSVKDAAGNDITSETAGKGKFDVNTEGGKMISLRGVDFEINLNLQEGDDANAVVAGHVFTLETKPDTLTATRSAGNPSTALVTGTSITDAEAYRSTFPSDGAVIRFTSDTEYALYAQPYTADSKPVATGSVGAGNAVTVAGVTYQFDSAPAEGDQFSVTANTHRTQNVLDTLGQLRSVLEKPLDSPEAQAALKAATDSAISNLSSARDRIDITRGSIGARGNSLEIQSQENESLGLANKSTQSAIGDTDMASATIQLTLQQAMLEASQLAFARISQLSLFNKL; encoded by the coding sequence GTGCGTATTTCTACTGCTCAGTTTTATGAGACCAGCGCCAACACCTACTCGAAGAACTTCTCGGACACGGCCAAGACCACCGAGCAGATCACGTCCAAGTCGCGTATCCAGACGGCGGGCGATGACCCGGTCGGTGCCGCGCGCCTGCTGTTGCTGCAGCAGCAGAGCGCGCTGCTGGACCAGTACAACGGCAACATGACCACGGTCAAGAATGCCCTGCTGCAGGAAGAGAGCGTGCTCTCGACCATCAACGATGCCCTGCAGCGTGCTAGCGAGCTGGCGATCCAGGCGGGTAACGGCGGCCTGAGCGATGCTGACCGCACGTCGATCAGCAGCGAGATCAAGGAGATCGAAGCCAACGTCTTCGGCCTGCTGAATTCGCGCGACGCCAATGGCGATTACATGTTCGGCGGCTCCAAATCGTCGACTCCCCCCTACGAGCGCAACGCTGACGGCACCTACAGCTACCGGGGTGACCAGACCCAGCTGAGCCTGCAGGTGTCCGACACCCTGCGCCTGGCGACCAACGACAGCGGTTACAGCGTCTTCGACCAGGCGACCAACAACAGCCGTACCCAGTCGAGCCTGCAGGCGCCGACCCCGGATGACGGTAAGGTACTGTTGTCGGGTGGCCTGATGACGTCTAACAACACATACAACAACCAGTTTGCCGGTGGCCAGCCGTATACCATCACGTTCGCCAGCGCCACCGATTACAGCGTCAAGGACGCGGCGGGCAACGATATCACCAGCGAAACGGCCGGCAAGGGCAAGTTCGATGTCAACACCGAAGGCGGCAAGATGATCTCGCTGCGCGGCGTGGATTTCGAGATCAACTTGAACCTGCAGGAAGGTGACGATGCCAACGCAGTGGTCGCCGGCCATGTGTTCACCCTCGAAACCAAACCCGACACCCTGACGGCCACGCGCAGCGCGGGCAACCCGTCGACGGCGCTGGTGACCGGTACCAGCATCACTGATGCCGAAGCCTACCGCAGCACTTTCCCAAGCGACGGCGCGGTCATCAGGTTTACCAGCGACACCGAGTACGCTTTGTATGCGCAGCCCTACACGGCTGACAGCAAGCCGGTAGCCACCGGTTCGGTTGGCGCGGGCAACGCAGTGACGGTGGCGGGGGTTACCTACCAGTTCGACAGCGCGCCGGCGGAGGGTGACCAGTTCTCGGTAACCGCCAACACCCACCGCACACAGAACGTGCTGGACACCCTGGGTCAGTTGCGCAGCGTGCTGGAGAAACCGCTCGACTCGCCAGAGGCGCAGGCGGCGCTCAAGGCCGCCACCGACTCGGCGATCTCCAACCTGTCCAGCGCTCGCGATCGTATCGACATTACCCGCGGCTCGATTGGTGCACGTGGGAACTCGCTGGAGATCCAGTCGCAGGAGAACGAAAGCCTGGGCCTGGCCAACAAGAGCACCCAGAGCGCCATTGGCGATACCGACATGGCGTCGGCGACCATCCAGCTGACCCTGCAGCAAGCTATGCTCGAGGCCTCGCAGCTGGCGTTTGCGCGGATTTCGCAGTTGAGCCTGTTCAACAAGCTTTGA
- a CDS encoding ketoacyl-ACP synthase III, which produces MIGIKSIASYVPTAGLDNYVQGAKFGKDEEFMFGKIGASFLPRKAEDQETSDLCVEAAQALFAANPDLDPQSIDALIVVTQNGDEEGLPHTAAIVQSKLGLSTRVAAFDVSLGCSGYVYGLYAIKGFMEAAGLKNGLLITADPYSKIVDPEDRNTTMLFGDAATATWMGENAVWNLGQARFGTDGSGAEHLKVNDGKFFMNGRQVFNFALIKVPAHLHELLDASGLTSKDIDAFCIHQGSAAIVDAVARRFEEENPEKFVKDMLETGNTVSSSVPLLLQKHMLDGNWKRVAISGFGVGLSWGSAILYRD; this is translated from the coding sequence ATGATTGGCATCAAAAGCATCGCGAGTTACGTGCCCACCGCTGGCCTGGACAACTACGTCCAGGGTGCGAAGTTCGGCAAGGACGAAGAGTTCATGTTCGGCAAGATCGGCGCGTCCTTCCTGCCGCGCAAGGCCGAAGACCAAGAAACCTCGGACCTGTGCGTCGAAGCGGCCCAGGCCCTGTTCGCCGCCAACCCTGACCTTGATCCGCAATCGATCGATGCGTTGATCGTGGTCACCCAGAACGGTGACGAAGAAGGCCTGCCGCACACCGCCGCCATCGTCCAGAGCAAGCTCGGCCTGTCGACCCGCGTGGCGGCGTTCGACGTGTCGTTGGGCTGCTCGGGTTACGTGTATGGCCTGTATGCGATCAAGGGCTTCATGGAAGCGGCAGGGCTGAAGAATGGCCTGCTGATCACCGCCGACCCGTACTCGAAAATCGTCGACCCGGAAGACCGCAACACCACCATGTTGTTCGGTGATGCCGCCACGGCCACCTGGATGGGCGAAAATGCGGTGTGGAACCTGGGCCAGGCGCGTTTTGGCACCGACGGTTCCGGCGCGGAGCACCTGAAGGTCAACGACGGCAAGTTCTTCATGAACGGCCGCCAAGTGTTCAACTTTGCCCTGATCAAAGTGCCGGCGCACCTGCATGAGCTGCTCGATGCCAGCGGGCTGACCTCGAAGGATATCGACGCCTTCTGCATTCACCAGGGCAGCGCGGCGATTGTCGATGCTGTGGCGCGCCGCTTCGAGGAAGAAAACCCGGAGAAGTTCGTCAAGGACATGCTGGAGACCGGCAATACCGTATCGTCCAGCGTGCCGCTGCTGCTGCAAAAGCACATGCTCGACGGTAACTGGAAGCGTGTGGCGATCAGCGGGTTCGGTGTGGGCCTGTCGTGGGGCTCGGCGATTCTCTATCGCGACTGA
- a CDS encoding flagellin yields MALTVNTNITSLGVQKNLNRASDALGTSMSRLSSGLKINSAKDDAAGLQIANRLTSQVKGLAVGVKNANDGISIAQTAEGAMQESTNILQRMRELALQSANGSNSDDDRASLQQEFTALTGELNRIASTTTFGGRNLLDGSFGSTSFQVGANANETISFGMSNLSATGLKGTYSEASVAGVATQMKASVTGSLNYQAGGLYTADAANDQTLTVAGTDITIASGSTAAQAISAINAKTADTGVTAKLDDAGTGIIMSSKKAFTTSATAGGLIAGVGTTETTAAKTTALNNDAEITINGTSIALAAGDAMGGATSVVSKINAETANTGVTASLTSDGRLQLDSVTAAGVATGKAITLGDGSTADGPGSLAALGLSAGTTETKLTANTSLNINGVEVKFNQGSTMDEIISSINSASTGVTASKVTTAGADKISLFSDKDIKIAEGSAGTGLAMLGLTAGSTTAAAQNTTMSDLSILTADSSQQAVQALDSAIQQVDSQRAQLGAVQNRFNSTVSNLQSISENSTAARSRVQDADFASETAELTKQQTLQQASTAILSQANQLPSSVLKLLG; encoded by the coding sequence ATGGCTTTGACCGTTAACACTAACATCACCTCCTTGGGCGTTCAGAAGAACCTGAACCGTGCTTCCGACGCGCTGGGTACTTCGATGTCCCGCCTGTCTTCCGGCCTGAAAATCAACAGCGCCAAAGACGACGCCGCCGGCCTGCAGATCGCCAACCGTCTGACCAGCCAAGTCAAAGGCCTGGCCGTCGGCGTGAAAAACGCCAACGACGGTATCTCCATCGCCCAGACCGCTGAAGGCGCGATGCAAGAATCGACCAACATCCTGCAGCGTATGCGTGAACTGGCCCTGCAATCGGCCAACGGCTCGAACAGCGATGACGACCGTGCTTCCCTGCAGCAAGAATTCACCGCCCTGACCGGCGAACTGAACCGTATTGCCAGCACCACCACCTTCGGTGGCCGTAACCTGCTGGACGGCTCGTTCGGCAGCACCTCGTTCCAGGTCGGCGCCAACGCCAACGAAACCATCTCGTTCGGCATGAGCAACCTGAGCGCTACTGGCCTGAAAGGTACTTACAGCGAAGCTAGCGTTGCTGGCGTTGCTACTCAGATGAAAGCTTCGGTCACCGGTTCTCTGAACTACCAGGCTGGTGGTCTCTACACCGCCGATGCTGCCAACGACCAGACTCTGACCGTAGCTGGCACCGACATCACCATCGCTTCCGGTTCGACCGCTGCCCAGGCAATTTCGGCCATCAACGCCAAAACTGCTGACACCGGTGTTACTGCCAAGCTGGATGACGCCGGTACTGGCATCATCATGAGCTCGAAGAAGGCGTTCACCACATCTGCAACTGCAGGTGGCCTGATCGCTGGCGTCGGTACCACTGAAACTACCGCTGCCAAAACTACCGCGCTGAACAACGACGCCGAAATCACCATCAACGGTACTTCCATTGCCCTGGCCGCAGGTGACGCAATGGGCGGCGCTACCAGCGTCGTCTCGAAGATCAACGCTGAAACTGCGAATACCGGTGTTACTGCCAGCCTGACTAGCGATGGTCGACTGCAACTGGATTCTGTGACTGCTGCTGGCGTCGCTACCGGCAAGGCAATCACCCTGGGTGACGGTTCCACTGCTGATGGTCCTGGCTCCCTGGCTGCCCTGGGCCTCTCGGCTGGCACCACCGAAACCAAGCTGACTGCCAATACCTCGCTGAACATCAACGGTGTTGAAGTCAAGTTCAACCAAGGCTCGACCATGGACGAAATCATCTCGTCCATCAACAGCGCCAGCACCGGTGTTACCGCTTCGAAAGTGACCACCGCCGGCGCCGACAAGATCTCCCTGTTCTCCGACAAGGACATCAAAATCGCTGAAGGCAGCGCGGGTACTGGCCTGGCCATGCTGGGCCTGACTGCAGGTTCCACCACTGCAGCTGCTCAGAACACCACCATGTCCGACCTGAGCATCCTGACTGCCGATTCGTCGCAGCAAGCTGTCCAGGCGCTTGACTCGGCTATTCAGCAAGTAGACAGCCAGCGCGCTCAGTTGGGTGCCGTGCAGAACCGCTTCAACAGCACCGTTTCCAACCTGCAAAGCATCTCGGAAAACTCCACCGCTGCCCGCAGCCGTGTGCAGGACGCCGACTTCGCTTCGGAAACCGCCGAGCTGACCAAGCAGCAAACCCTGCAACAGGCGTCCACCGCGATCCTGTCCCAGGCTAACCAGCTGCCGTCGTCGGTGCTGAAACTGCTGGGCTGA
- a CDS encoding flagellar protein FlaG, with protein MDMSVKLGLSYPASAAPEATASKRQENELAANEPAKPESQPVARETLETAVNAIQDFVKASERQLDFSIDDSTGQVVVKVIARQSGEVIRQLPSEVALKLAENLKDANSLLFDTQA; from the coding sequence ATGGATATGAGCGTGAAACTGGGCCTGTCCTATCCCGCCTCCGCTGCTCCCGAAGCAACAGCGAGCAAGCGGCAAGAGAACGAGCTGGCGGCCAACGAGCCTGCCAAGCCAGAATCCCAGCCTGTAGCCCGAGAAACCCTGGAAACCGCAGTCAATGCCATCCAGGACTTCGTCAAGGCTTCAGAGCGACAACTCGATTTTTCGATCGATGACTCCACCGGCCAGGTGGTTGTCAAGGTCATCGCCCGCCAGAGCGGCGAAGTCATCCGTCAACTGCCCTCCGAAGTGGCACTGAAACTGGCGGAAAACCTGAAGGATGCCAACAGCCTGTTGTTCGATACCCAGGCCTGA